Proteins from one methanogenic archaeon mixed culture ISO4-G1 genomic window:
- a CDS encoding ATPase: MLDQSLYQGPFQRGQLGRHTEVDFIIQDSDGEIVPIEVKPGDRTNSRSLTKLRDRYSPRSSIRLSSKNFGLEEGLYSIPLYAAFCIDKDWAKKVET; this comes from the coding sequence GTGCTTGACCAGTCACTGTACCAAGGACCATTCCAGAGGGGCCAACTGGGTCGACACACGGAAGTTGATTTCATCATCCAGGATTCGGATGGGGAGATCGTTCCCATAGAGGTTAAACCCGGTGACCGGACGAATTCCAGAAGCCTTACAAAGCTCCGGGACAGATATTCGCCAAGATCCTCGATAAGGCTCTCGTCCAAGAACTTTGGGTTGGAAGAAGGGTTGTATTCCATACCTCTGTACGCGGCGTTCTGCATCGATAAGGATTGGGCGAAGAAAGTAGAGACATGA
- a CDS encoding transposase: MRYIGLDVHKDNITACVLSSDGKPVLEKDYIRDDAGWDLSELLERKDREGICVMMESGTYAYRPYRYFSDRGIETHVVHARALKMITQSDRKTDKKDAFTIARMLRLWKLGEIELQMAFMPSREQCELKDVCRYREDLSSEIGDEIRRIRSHLARNCVDLPEGCSNLRTIKCRRFIRECSQSDPTLIMRLDRLESLISESASVQREIESRLPDSRDVEILMSVPGIARQSAVQIMSMIVDIGRFRDPEKLCSYFGMVPRVRNSGGKNRSGHMTKSGDRMMRSLMERVTESHIRHCDSPITRYYERKCKDMGARKALITTSRKMLSLIFTLLSTGRDFDPCL; the protein is encoded by the coding sequence ATGAGATACATAGGATTGGACGTTCACAAGGACAACATCACGGCATGCGTCCTGTCATCCGACGGGAAACCGGTGCTGGAGAAGGACTACATCAGGGATGATGCAGGATGGGATCTCTCCGAACTGCTGGAAAGGAAGGACCGTGAGGGAATCTGTGTCATGATGGAATCAGGCACGTACGCCTACAGACCGTACAGGTACTTCTCCGATCGCGGGATCGAGACGCATGTGGTTCATGCGAGGGCATTGAAAATGATAACCCAGTCGGACAGGAAGACCGACAAGAAGGATGCGTTCACCATCGCAAGGATGCTCAGGCTGTGGAAGCTGGGGGAGATCGAATTGCAGATGGCGTTCATGCCCTCGAGGGAGCAATGCGAGCTGAAGGACGTCTGCAGGTACCGCGAGGACCTGTCCTCGGAGATCGGGGATGAGATCAGGAGGATAAGATCACATCTTGCGAGGAACTGTGTGGACCTCCCAGAAGGATGTTCCAATCTCAGGACGATCAAATGCAGGCGGTTCATCAGAGAATGTTCTCAATCGGACCCGACTCTGATCATGAGGCTGGACAGATTGGAATCCCTGATATCGGAATCGGCATCGGTGCAGAGGGAGATTGAATCAAGACTTCCTGATTCCAGGGACGTGGAGATCCTGATGTCGGTACCGGGGATCGCCAGGCAGTCCGCGGTGCAGATAATGTCCATGATCGTGGATATCGGAAGGTTCCGGGACCCGGAGAAGCTTTGCTCCTATTTCGGCATGGTCCCGAGGGTCAGGAACTCCGGAGGAAAGAATCGCAGCGGGCATATGACCAAGAGCGGGGACAGGATGATGAGGTCCCTGATGGAGAGGGTCACGGAATCGCATATCAGGCACTGCGATTCGCCGATAACCAGATACTATGAGAGAAAGTGTAAAGATATGGGAGCGAGGAAGGCTCTGATAACAACTTCGAGGAAGATGCTGTCACTGATATTCACGCTGCTCAGCACAGGCAGGGACTTCGATCCCTGTCTGTGA
- a CDS encoding ATPase AAA+ superfamily, with translation MEIKRDRYLEKLMLRRWNGLVKIITGIRRCGKSYLLFNLFKDAVIADGVNPDDIIEVKLDEVESIPLRNPLSLYNHIKGLTSDGKRRFVFIDEIQMAIRPRRSDDETTFYDVLNSLLNTEYLDVYITGSNSHMLSSDILTQFRGRGDEIRIHPLSFSEFYAAKGGDRSSAYNEYLMYGGMPRILSMKTDGDKAEYLRGLVKETYIKDIEEKHRIDHPEALEGIVDLLCSSVGSLTNPKAISSNFGGVSEGTARKYLDYVLDAFMFSEAKRYDVKGKYYFTFPQKYYCEDVGLRNARLNFRQFEKTHLMENVIYNELRIRGFSVDVGVVTINSKDEEGKSIRIYKEIDFVANRMDNRLYIQSAFAIPDEEKLLSETGQLKRVGDSFRKIVVRGDTWKRWHDDDGILHIDVIDFLLDESVTLN, from the coding sequence ATGGAGATCAAGAGGGACAGGTATTTGGAAAAGCTCATGCTCCGCAGATGGAACGGACTCGTGAAGATCATCACCGGTATCAGGAGATGCGGCAAATCCTATCTGCTGTTCAATCTGTTCAAGGATGCCGTCATAGCCGACGGTGTGAATCCCGACGATATCATCGAAGTGAAGCTCGACGAGGTCGAATCCATCCCTCTCAGGAACCCTCTTTCCCTTTACAACCATATAAAGGGGTTGACCTCCGATGGCAAGAGGAGATTTGTGTTCATAGACGAGATACAGATGGCCATCCGCCCAAGAAGAAGCGATGACGAGACAACATTCTACGATGTATTGAACAGTCTTCTGAACACGGAGTATCTGGATGTGTACATAACGGGAAGCAACTCACATATGCTGAGCTCCGACATCCTTACGCAGTTCCGCGGACGCGGGGACGAGATACGCATACACCCCCTATCGTTCTCGGAATTCTACGCTGCCAAAGGCGGCGACAGATCATCTGCTTACAACGAGTACCTCATGTATGGAGGTATGCCCCGTATCCTGTCGATGAAAACGGACGGGGACAAGGCGGAGTATCTCAGGGGATTGGTTAAGGAAACCTACATCAAGGATATCGAAGAGAAGCACAGGATAGATCATCCCGAAGCACTCGAAGGGATAGTGGACCTGCTGTGCTCCAGCGTCGGATCACTGACCAATCCGAAGGCCATATCCTCCAATTTCGGGGGAGTCAGCGAAGGTACGGCCAGGAAATACCTGGACTATGTACTGGACGCATTCATGTTCTCCGAGGCCAAGCGCTATGACGTCAAAGGCAAGTATTATTTCACGTTTCCCCAGAAGTATTACTGCGAGGATGTGGGGCTCCGCAATGCCCGCCTCAATTTCAGGCAATTTGAAAAGACGCATCTGATGGAGAATGTGATATACAACGAGCTCCGCATACGCGGTTTCTCCGTGGATGTGGGGGTGGTCACTATCAATTCCAAGGATGAGGAAGGGAAATCGATCCGTATCTACAAGGAGATAGATTTCGTCGCCAATAGGATGGACAACAGGCTCTACATTCAATCGGCCTTTGCCATCCCGGATGAGGAGAAGCTCTTATCGGAGACAGGTCAATTGAAGCGTGTCGGGGACTCATTCAGGAAAATCGTGGTGCGCGGAGATACATGGAAACGCTGGCATGATGATGATGGGATCCTTCACATAGATGTCATAGATTTTCTCCTCGATGAAAGCGTCACATTGAATTGA
- a CDS encoding ATPase AAA+ superfamily, with the protein MVMTLKKDGYIPRLIDDELRRYLSVFGAVNITGPKWCGKTWAAYNCCNSATLIADSKGNYQNRRLAMTDPTLIFKDDLPQLIDEWQDVPGIWDAVRYRIDDAGRKGMYVLTGSATPNREGFVHSGTGRIKELRMGTMTLFERGISDGKVSLKGLFGHPGLSFATGDAELKDVIDYTVHGGWPGVRDMTSDASLEVARGYIETLVNNDISFDGVNRDPAKMLRLIRSLARNESTVASKKALKRDMTENPDDPEIADNTLDDYLSVLERLHFTDFQPAFNPNMRSSVRVGKTPKRHLADPSLTAAAMGMNTESYINDLNSFGYLFEALCVHDMRVYAAMFDGKVMHYRDGDGNEIDAVLELPDGKWGAFEIKTGAHEIDDGARSLLKMDRKIRDQENGRPPEFMCVICGMTNAAYIRDDGVYVIPPTVLGP; encoded by the coding sequence ATGGTTATGACGCTGAAGAAGGACGGATACATCCCCAGACTCATAGACGATGAACTCAGAAGATATCTGTCGGTCTTCGGCGCAGTGAATATAACCGGGCCGAAATGGTGCGGGAAGACCTGGGCGGCATACAACTGCTGCAACAGCGCCACGCTCATCGCCGATTCCAAGGGAAACTATCAGAACCGCAGACTGGCGATGACGGACCCCACGCTCATCTTCAAGGACGATCTCCCCCAGCTTATCGATGAATGGCAGGACGTTCCCGGTATCTGGGATGCCGTAAGATACAGGATAGATGACGCGGGGAGGAAGGGAATGTACGTGCTCACGGGTTCCGCCACGCCTAACAGGGAGGGATTCGTCCATTCAGGCACGGGGCGCATAAAGGAACTCCGTATGGGGACCATGACCCTGTTCGAGAGAGGGATCTCGGACGGAAAGGTGTCCCTGAAGGGGCTGTTCGGTCATCCCGGGTTATCCTTCGCGACGGGGGATGCGGAACTGAAGGATGTGATCGATTATACCGTCCACGGCGGCTGGCCGGGTGTGAGGGATATGACCTCTGATGCATCACTGGAGGTCGCCAGAGGTTACATCGAGACCCTGGTCAACAACGACATTTCCTTCGACGGGGTGAACCGTGATCCTGCCAAGATGCTCCGTCTCATCCGTTCCCTGGCACGCAATGAGAGCACCGTCGCATCCAAGAAGGCCCTCAAGAGGGATATGACGGAGAATCCGGACGATCCCGAGATCGCCGACAACACCCTGGACGACTATCTCTCCGTACTCGAAAGGCTCCATTTCACCGATTTCCAGCCCGCCTTCAACCCGAACATGAGATCCTCTGTGAGGGTCGGGAAGACCCCGAAGAGACATCTGGCGGACCCTTCTCTCACGGCCGCAGCGATGGGGATGAACACGGAGTCGTACATCAACGACCTGAATTCGTTCGGATATCTGTTCGAGGCCCTGTGCGTACACGATATGAGGGTGTATGCGGCGATGTTCGACGGGAAGGTGATGCACTACCGCGACGGGGACGGGAACGAGATCGATGCGGTGCTGGAACTTCCGGACGGGAAATGGGGAGCGTTCGAGATAAAGACCGGCGCCCACGAGATAGACGATGGTGCCAGGTCGCTGTTGAAGATGGACAGGAAGATACGCGACCAGGAGAACGGAAGGCCTCCGGAGTTCATGTGCGTGATCTGCGGGATGACCAATGCCGCTTATATCAGGGATGATGGGGTCTATGTCATCCCCCCGACGGTGCTGGGCCCCTGA
- a CDS encoding transposase, which translates to MMIKMGERGPKQKFLEISCPNEECRNFGRLGEQNIIANGTYQTKSGTVRKYKCKTCGRVFNDRTGTAYEHTHLTKEEHNLIMACQANGVGVRRTADIVGCTVRTVQKRTKRGGEHVAKVSASLESKGVAPESLQFDELLYTLKKT; encoded by the coding sequence ATGATGATCAAGATGGGAGAAAGAGGGCCTAAACAGAAGTTCTTGGAGATCTCGTGCCCGAACGAGGAATGCAGGAATTTCGGCAGACTCGGGGAGCAGAACATCATAGCGAACGGGACCTATCAGACGAAGTCAGGGACCGTGCGCAAATACAAATGTAAGACCTGCGGACGCGTGTTCAACGACCGTACTGGCACAGCTTATGAGCATACCCACCTGACCAAGGAGGAGCACAATCTGATCATGGCCTGTCAGGCCAACGGGGTTGGCGTCCGGAGGACGGCCGACATCGTCGGCTGCACGGTCAGGACCGTGCAGAAGCGTACGAAACGCGGCGGAGAGCATGTTGCTAAGGTCTCGGCCAGTCTGGAATCGAAGGGTGTGGCCCCCGAGAGCCTCCAATTCGATGAGCTTTTATATACTCTAAAAAAAACATGA